tatatcagcttgtgagagcattgcatccatgtcagcttgtgtgagccgTGATTTATTAATGGATGGATAGAtggtatgaattgatagatgatatgaattgatagatggtatGAATTTATCGACGTATGAATTGcactgacgtgcaggaaggactgaggcaaggtaagtcctctattctctttgtgtggctagagcaccctggggcttattttcttcctaatcgagttctagagggtaggactcgctgagacattgtctcatcccgattgtgggataatatttcaggtccctagatggtgGATCCTCCGGAGCTTTTTGGTAGACCAGTGAGGGTCGCTGAGAGGATTTTTGACTTCGCCGATCCCGACTGAAGAGCTGGCGAATGGACTTGTCTAGCTGGTCTTAGGATAGCTTTGTTTTTTAGGACTGATCTTCTATAGATCTTTTGTTAATAGCCTAGTCCTGTAAATCGActggtttgatatgtataaagATGTGTGGTtggttttgaaaatgtgatcctgcttttctatcccaattgagtttttgtctggggattatttatctgcttccgcatgtataattaaaaagaatgggtcggcgacgtgtcatgggaagtcgcatttctatcgaccgcagtgggatgtgcgcgtactcgaggttcggggcgtgacacagaGTAGGCCCCATCTCCTTCCTCCTGCAAGATAAACTCCATTAATAGTGTAACAAATGCAGACCCCCATTGTGAATCATTTGTTCTTTTACTATAAGATAGAAGTTTCATGTCTGGATTGTATCTTGGTCATTCAACACATATTACACGCCATCTTGATTTTTGCTTCAGATCTAAAAGACACTGTAAAATATGGTGGAACATACTCAAAGAAACTGATGCTGCTCATCCTAAATCATCATTGACATTATAATGTACGTTTCTACATAGTTTTCCCCGTATTGAAGGGTAGGCAAAAATTTTACACCAAACGAGTCACttctatttacaaaaatgaacctAATGTGTTCCCTAATCTGTCTTGTTGGCATATCTCACGACCTGTACATGTAAGATGTCAGAATGAGGAAGACTTCTTCTTCACAAGGAATCCTAAGGCTGCCCATCAGATGATCGAACCCGAAGTCTTCTTCAGCTCGACTTAGCAAGTCTTGAAATGAAGGCTGAGTTAAATGAGAAATTGGAACTACATATCTCCGCTTCTGGGTTTCTCCAACACAAACAGCAAAATAGCCCTTGGGCACACCCATGGCCCTTGGAACTGCCTGCTTTTCAGTGAATAGAGATCCTCGAAGAATCTGCTTACCGAAGCTGACAACAGGCAAACAGATTCCCATGATTATATATCTGCATTAACTTTTAAAGATGAGAAAACAAGATCGCCCCTTAACTCTATTGCTGTCTCTCTGATAAGAGAATGTGAATTGATCAGTTCTATGTTGTTTGTAGAACTCATTGATAAGTTCTACTTATATAGATGAGCAGGAGGTGGATTATAATGTGCCATGTGGAATATGTGTAGGAATAGTCATCTAACATGCATGGCTCAGGTAAGAAACATAAGCACTTGAGAGGTCACACGCTATTGTTTTCCAGCTGATGAACCAATGATGCCTATTTCAGGAATGAAACTGAAGACATAATACCCGACTCCAGAACATTTAATAGAGGTCCTGATAATTTCCTGGAGAGAGTGGTGGTATGAGAGCCTCTTGTTAAAATTTGGTGGAACGACGGCGTACCACTTGTACCGACCAACATGTTTGAGACATTAGCCAATGTTGCCACTTGAGTAGTAGGGTTCCCTGAAAATGATCATTGCTTACCCGTGGTTTAATATCATGGGatagttgttttataaagaaaataaggTTCGGCGAAGTGGCATAATATACCCTGAATAATGCAAGTCTTTTGTTGACTGTATAGCAATTGTTGGATCTAATCTAAATACCATCCATTGGCCACAATTTGCGTCCTAATTGCACATTTTGCCGTAGTTCGCCTCCAAATTAATCAAGGTTTATACGAAAGCATGAACTGGatcatatgaaaaattaaaatgttgagGAAAAAGCTGGAAATTGCATAGATCCAGGCCCTAGAAAGTGAAAAGTGGAGAGGGTGGGCAAAAAATTTGCCTACAAGTTTGTTGGGTGGCAGACTTGTAATCTActcattttatggaaaaattacaaGAACCAGCCAGCAGGTTCCTGGTATACATGAAGTTAAGAGTGGGAAAAATGAGAGCTAACGGATAAATGAGATGTAACAGCACTATAAACTTCATGAGGGAAAAATTTCGGTGGAGATGCAGATTTCATTCTGCAACCTATTTTTAGCCCTTCAGTTTATTAACTTGATTTACGATAGATCTAATTGACCTTTTGGTCTCAAATACTTGTCATACTCCAATTCTTAGGTTGTTGtgagaaaaacaaagattaCTGCAACTCTGGACAGTAGCATATAGAACAAACTCTTGAGACTTGTTTTCTTGGTCAGTTCACATAAAATAAGGGGATGAAACAAGTGTCTTCTAGCACAATCTGATCACACAAAAGATCAATAGGTAATGAGGCATGTATCCTAAGACTAAATTTCTTTGCTTCCAGCAGAAAGTGAATACCAGAAGGACAAATAGATCACTAGGAAAACCAGATATCCACATATAAGGAAATTAATGTTATTGATCTAAATTGCATCTTCAATTGTACATCTGCCTATCTCCTTAAACCAGTACTCCCTAAACAAGAGGGAAAAACATCTACACTGGTCGTAAAATTTGTTTACAAAGTCGTGTGAAGTGTATTGACTAATCTATCTAGGAGTTCTCTAGTCAGGATTGATCATCCATCTATTAGGCTGAGGAAAACTTCTTTGTTGCATGGAATCGTGAGGCCTCCCATTGGATGATCGAAGCCAAACTCCTCCTCAGCTTGACTCAGCAGGTCCTGGAACGAGGGCCGAGATAAGTATGACAGTGGAACGATGAatctcttcttttggttttttcctACATAAACTGGAAAATGCCCCTTTGGAACATCTAAGGGTGCAGAATCTACTTCCTTGCGACCAGATAGAGACCGCCGCAACTTTTTTCCTGGCAAACTGATCCCCATGACGAGGTGCCGGAAAACTTTTTTCAAAGGAAAGACTTGAGGAAGATGCTATGCCACTCGCTAGAAGGAAATAGGAAgaaatgtgaattctgatttggTTGCAGAAGCAATGGCTTGGCAATGTATATATAGGGCAAGTGGATGGCAAGTGAGTTTATCTGCTAAGCTGAATGAATGATAGGAGGTTGCAGCATATAGGGCCAAGGAGAGACATGGACTGTTGGGAGTTCACATGTTAATGTCTGCCAAACCTCATGCGGCACTAGAGCTCATTATAGAAGCAAACATCATGCCCCACACCTCCTGAAGACAGGATTTCTCACAGGTCCTACTGAAATCTGAAGAGATTGTGGTTTATGGGAACAGCCTTTGGGTTAGTTGGAGAGGACTCTCAACAATTCATTTGTATTAGGAGTAATAACAACCCTCCCAAATTCAACGTGTCAGCTGGCCTGGCCCATTTCTAAAGTTTGTCTGCCTAATTCGGTGCCCCTATCTCCTGTACTACATACAAAGATTAGAAACACATATAGGAACTACTTTTTCTTTATCCCAATTTTGCGTGAGGTGTTTGTTCTCTGGTTTGTTCAAGAGACATATTCGCCCGAATGTTCACATGGTCCTGTCTTGCAACTCATCACCAGGAACTTTAATATTGATCGAGACTATTCATTTTGTATTAGAGTGCACCCTATGCCCTACCACAGCCAGCATAAGAAACCGGTGAAAAGGACCACCAGGAAGACAAGAAGGGTGGACAAGGTCACTTGCAATGCCAATTATGGCGAATCATCGCTGAAGCAGAGGGAGGAGTATTTAGAAGTTGTCAGAATTAGCTCTTCAAAGAGCTGTAGTTGCTGGGTGAGTGGCCAGGCCTCCGAAATCAATGACTTATTTGTTGAAGAAGTCAAAATCAATTGGACATAAACCGGGAGGTTGTGCTCATTGGTCAtgttaagttactttaattgagtttcctttattatcagagttttatttccttttttacttacataaggatattattgttatatacaatttatattcaatataaatacaatgggtgtagggtttctgtGATTACAGAAAACTAgagccctctctttctttcttttacgttctctttctcctccttctctcttccttctttctctctttctacttgctgcgggttctctaatcagttttgtgacatggtatcagagcgggtCTAACTATTTGATTACTTAATCATATTGCTGGTTTGAGAGTCCCCTAGTAACTCTACTTCTTCTCTGGTGCGTAGCCACCTAAAGCTGCAATTTTTATCTGTTTTCTCTTCAAGTCTCGATACATATGAGATCAGAAGATATAGGATTCATCAGGTTCGGTTTATGAACATGGATTACAACACTTGCTGATCAGCGGATTCAAGAATCAGAGTATTCTATTGATTATGGTTGACTAGTCTTGCTGGTTTTCCGTCAAacatataattatttgaatcgagatttctggtaagatattttcttctatacaACAGCCTCTATTTATGAGTTTTCAGCATCCCTTTGGTTAATTGATGGAGCCAATTACATCTGATTATACATTAGCGTTGCTGCTTTGTTACTTGCACTAAAGTTTCAGCCTACTTGATTAGTGGTAGATATACTTATATTGAGATTATCATCATGAGTGATACTAAGGCTTCTACAGATAGTGTCAACGTTCAAATTAccactattaaattaaatggatcCTCCAATTACTTGTTATGGGCCCAAGCTGTGAAGGTCTATATTAATGCCAAAGGGAAACTTCATTATCTTACCACAGACCCTCCTGATGAAAATTCTAGAGACTATAATGGTTGGATGAGAGAGAATGATACACTTCGGTGTGGTTATGGAATAGCATGGAACCATCCATCGCTGCTAATGTCATGTTCCACACAACCGCTAAAGGAGCGTGGGATGATCTTATGGAGAGTTACTCACAAGACAAAAATATGTCTAGAGTTTATGAACTATATgagaagatttttaattttaaacaggGAGACAAGTCTCTTGGAGAATATTATAGTGCTTTGAAAGGTATGTGGGAAGAGCTCAATCTTTATCAGCCCATCATTACTGATCTTGAGAGACTAAAGACACAACGAGCTGAATTTCAAGTGGCCAAATTTTTATCTGGCTTGAATGCTGACCTACAGCCTGTGAAGAGTCGGCTTCTTCTTTGGAGAGAGAGTTCCTTCTATGAATGAAGCATTTTGTCGAATTCAACGCATTGTCCCTccgtcttctacttcatctaAAGACAATTCAGCATTTGTGGCCGGTAGTGGTGGTCGTGGTCGTGGTGGATTTTCCAATAGAGGTCGTGGTTTCGGGGGAAATCGTAGTCGTGGTGGTGGACGTAGTGGACAAAGTTCTGATCGAGATAGCTGTCAGTGTATACACTGTGGCAAATTCGGTCATATTGTTGACACTTGTTGGGCCAAGCATGGCAAGCCTGAGTGGGCTCAACGATCAGTTATTGCAAATACTGCTATGTCTGAAGGGAGTGCTCGAAATGTGTCTTACAGCGACATGAACCCATCTCTCCCACCTGGGGGTAGTTCTTCTGAGTCTACGGCTtgagatgatatggttgcacaaCTCATCAAACGTGTCCAACAACTAGAGGCTTCCAATTTCTCATCCACTACTACTCTTGCACGTACAGGTAACATGGCCTCTTTCTCTACTTTGTCTCCTAACGCCTCTTGGGTCATTGACTCGGGCTTCTAGTCATATGACGGGTAAGCAAGAACTATTTTCTTCCCACACTAATTCTAGTCCTTCATCCGAAGTTATTTTAGCTAATGGTTCATCGACTCAAGTGGTTGGATCAGGGACTGTTTCACTTACATCTTCCTTATCTTTGTCCTCTGTTTTACATGTtccccaacttcctttaaatttGTTATCTGTTAGTCAGTTAACTAAAGCTCTTAGTTGTTCAGTTACATTTTATCCATCTCATTGCATTTTTCAGGACCTTCagacaaagaagatgattggTGGAGGGCATGAATGTGATGGACTCTACTATCTCAATGGTGTCTCCACTGCTGACGCCAATGGTCTAGCTGCTAGTTCTATTACCGCCCTATTATGGCATTCTCGTTTAGggcatttatctttatttaagtTACAACAAATAATTCCCGAgtgtaaatcaatttctactcttgagtGTGAGGCTTGTGAACTTGGGAAACATCATCGTAGTTCCTTTCCTAATCGTAATGATTCTCGTGCATCTACTTTACTTGAACTTGTTCATTCGGACATCTGGGGACCTTCCCGTATTGCTAGTAGAAATGGTTTTAagtactttgttacttttgtggatgattattctcgtttAACATGGCTCTATATGCTTCATGACCGCTCTGaatttttacatgtttttcaattatttcatcatGAGGTTACTAATCGTTTAATACATCCCTGAAAATTTTGCGAACAGATAATGCTCTAGAATATacacagaaatcaatttctttgttttgttctaaTCTTGGCATTATACATCAAACAAGTTGTACTTATACCCCTCAGCAGAATGGTGTGGCCGAGAGAAAATACCGTCACCTTCTAGAAGTTGCTCGTTCACTCTTATTTCATATGAATGtgccaaaatcattttggaGTGATGCTGTCCTTACCGCATGTTACCTCATAAATCGTATGCCTTCCACTGTCCTCAATCATCGTCACCAATCGTGTTGCATTTCCTGACAAGCCGTTATTCTCTCTTACCCCGCGCGTCTTTGGGTGTGTCTGTTTTGTTCATAACCTACGTTTCGGTTCTGATAAACTATCTCCTCGTGCTACTAAATGTATTTTTCTCGACTATTCACGTACACATAAGGGATATCGATGTTATGATCCTACAACTTATACCCAATATGTTAGTGCTGATGTTACTTTTTTTCGAGGGCACACCATACTATTCTACTGAGGGTAAAGAGTTTTCAATTGACATTGTAGCTGATCCTCCTATCCCACACAAAATCCCCTTAGATTCTGTTAGTCCGTCTCTAGTATCTCCTCCCTTACAGGTGTATCAGCGGCGAAAGCAGTCTACGGCACCACCAGTCTCCAGCTCTT
Above is a window of Eucalyptus grandis isolate ANBG69807.140 chromosome 9, ASM1654582v1, whole genome shotgun sequence DNA encoding:
- the LOC104420559 gene encoding auxin-responsive protein SAUR21; the encoded protein is MGICLPVVSFGKQILRGSLFTEKQAVPRAMGVPKGYFAVCVGETQKRRYVVPISHLTQPSFQDLLSRAEEDFGFDHLMGSLRIPCEEEVFLILTSYMYRS